One window of the Dethiosulfovibrio russensis genome contains the following:
- a CDS encoding GDP-L-fucose synthase family protein has translation MKKQDIAEQRTYVAGHRGMAGSAIVRALEDRGAKDIITKTHRELDLLDQRATEDFFRANRPEVVILAAARVGGIGANIADPYGFLYENLQIQNNVINGAAANGVKKLVFLGSSCIYPRECPQPMKEEYLLTGPLEPTNEGYALAKIAGLRLVQYLSRQYGIKGLSVMPCNLYGPGDSFHPDHSHVIAALVRRFVEAKREKAPAITLWGTGSARREFLHVDDMARAVTLLMDVWDSPEIINLGSGEDISIKGLAEEIKKAVAYDGEILWDSSKPDGMPIKRLDVSKLRGLGFEPRIPLSEGIARMIDQYEKLREERQNGV, from the coding sequence ATGAAAAAACAAGATATAGCGGAACAAAGAACATACGTAGCGGGTCACAGAGGTATGGCCGGCAGCGCCATCGTCCGAGCCCTCGAAGACCGAGGAGCCAAAGACATAATAACCAAAACCCACCGAGAGCTGGACCTGCTGGACCAAAGAGCCACCGAGGACTTCTTTCGGGCCAACCGTCCCGAAGTGGTGATCCTGGCCGCCGCCAGAGTAGGAGGAATAGGGGCCAACATAGCCGACCCCTACGGATTCCTCTACGAAAACCTCCAGATCCAGAACAACGTCATAAACGGAGCGGCCGCCAACGGCGTGAAAAAACTGGTCTTCCTGGGAAGCTCCTGCATATACCCCAGGGAATGTCCTCAGCCTATGAAAGAGGAATACCTCCTAACAGGCCCATTGGAGCCCACCAACGAAGGCTACGCCCTGGCCAAAATAGCGGGTCTCCGGCTCGTCCAGTACCTGAGCAGACAGTACGGTATAAAAGGCCTCTCCGTCATGCCCTGCAACCTCTACGGCCCGGGAGACAGCTTCCACCCAGACCACTCCCACGTAATAGCCGCCCTGGTCAGGCGATTCGTGGAGGCGAAGAGGGAAAAGGCCCCCGCCATAACCCTGTGGGGAACCGGCAGCGCCAGACGGGAGTTTCTCCACGTCGACGACATGGCCAGGGCCGTGACCCTCCTCATGGACGTATGGGACAGCCCGGAGATAATCAACCTGGGCAGCGGAGAGGATATATCCATAAAAGGCCTGGCGGAGGAGATCAAAAAAGCGGTTGCCTACGACGGAGAGATACTATGGGACTCCTCCAAACCCGACGGAATGCCGATAAAGCGGCTGGACGTCTCGAAGCTGAGAGGACTGGGCTTCGAGCCCCGAATACCGCTAAGCGAGGGAATCGCCCGGATGATAGACCAATACGAAAAGCTGAGAGAGGAGAGACAAAACGGTGTATAA
- a CDS encoding AAA family ATPase translates to MLKSMDIENLTVFTKANVSFSSGLNVIVGENGTGKSHLLKAVYSLLAVSAEGGRKSKGTAPTKNYLQTAIAEKLVRVFCPESLGRLIRRRQGRARCDISLEFGDPRYNISCSFSSNSKAEVSVDKVPSSWNEIEPIFFPTRELMSLYPNFVATYDRHYLEFEETWRDTCLLLGAPLRKGPREKTIKMLLEPLEEGMGGKVVLSDGRMYLQKSDGRMEMHLVAEGHRKLAMIAHLIASGVLLDRGYLFWDEPEANLNPKLVKLVAETVLRLCKQGIQVFLATHDLFLLRELELKRYDHGENLIRFIGLHEGEDGVSIGQGDAIEDIGDLVSLDENVDQSQRYLSMERQE, encoded by the coding sequence GTGCTTAAATCGATGGACATAGAAAATCTGACCGTTTTTACCAAGGCTAATGTAAGTTTCTCTTCCGGCCTTAACGTGATAGTCGGCGAAAATGGAACTGGAAAAAGCCACCTCCTAAAGGCTGTCTACAGCCTGCTGGCAGTCTCAGCGGAGGGAGGAAGAAAGTCCAAGGGGACGGCTCCTACAAAAAACTATCTCCAGACCGCTATTGCCGAAAAACTGGTGAGGGTCTTCTGCCCCGAGAGCCTGGGGCGGCTCATCCGTCGTCGCCAAGGCAGGGCCAGGTGCGACATCTCCCTTGAGTTTGGCGATCCTCGCTACAATATCTCCTGTAGTTTTTCATCCAACAGCAAGGCAGAGGTCTCGGTGGATAAGGTTCCGTCCTCCTGGAACGAGATAGAACCGATTTTCTTTCCTACTAGAGAACTTATGTCGCTCTATCCAAATTTTGTGGCTACCTACGATAGACATTATCTGGAATTTGAGGAAACTTGGCGAGATACCTGCTTGCTTTTAGGGGCCCCTCTCAGAAAAGGACCGAGAGAGAAAACAATAAAAATGCTCCTTGAGCCCTTGGAGGAAGGAATGGGAGGAAAGGTAGTTCTCTCCGATGGTCGCATGTATCTCCAAAAAAGCGATGGTCGGATGGAGATGCACCTAGTGGCAGAAGGACATCGAAAGTTGGCTATGATAGCTCATTTGATAGCTTCTGGCGTGCTTCTGGACAGAGGATACCTTTTCTGGGATGAGCCTGAGGCCAACCTGAATCCTAAACTGGTGAAGCTGGTGGCAGAGACGGTCCTGAGGCTCTGCAAACAGGGTATACAGGTATTCTTGGCAACTCACGACCTTTTTTTGCTCAGAGAACTGGAGCTAAAAAGATACGATCATGGGGAAAATCTCATTAGATTTATAGGGCTTCACGAAGGTGAAGATGGCGTATCGATAGGACAGGGTGACGCTATCGAAGACATAGGAGATTTAGTCTCTCTCGATGAAAACGTGGATCAGTCCCAGAGATATCTCTCTATGGAGAGGCAGGAATAG